In Populus nigra chromosome 10, ddPopNigr1.1, whole genome shotgun sequence, the following proteins share a genomic window:
- the LOC133704085 gene encoding lysM domain receptor-like kinase 3 produces MTSHNFLLGLLITLQATLVAIVFASDDSTNSPNMYPFTCSDSEDIKICNASLYHTNYDSLQKEQLASIYGVSPAQIISISYASRQDYLVTVPCSCKNINGTVGYFYDAIHNVSQGELFSNVSAQIFNGQAWWVEDEARLFNPRNNFSMHLLCGCTKSKSQIVVTYTVQQHDTLSDISTRLSSTVGGIQSMNINLIKNPSSINVDWVLFVPMDSKPASGKGSGRGHKWIIIVGILSSLTALSIITLVILLLRRKGCRQNSEEDLKPVSKSMSTNRAFSLQSLYKGSNEDGTAFESEKPVVFSLEEIEEATKSFDKTKKIGEGGYGCVYHGLLRGQEVAVKKMRSNKSHEFFAELKVLCKIHHINVVELLGYAGGDDHFYLIYEYVRNGSLSDHLHDPLLKGHQPLSWTARAQIALDAAKGIEYIHDHTKARYVHRDIKTSNILLDEGLRAKVADFGLAKLVERTSDEDLIATRLVGTPGYLPPESVKELQVTSKTDVFAFGVVLAELITGQRALLRDNRESTKMKSLITVVYKIFEDKDPETALADVIDKNLRSSYPMEDVYKMAEIADWCLSEEAINRPEMREVVQKLSMIVVSSVEWEASLGGSSIFSGVFNGR; encoded by the exons ATGACTTCCCACAATTTCCTTCTTGGTCTCCTGATCACTTTACAGGCAACCCTAGTAGCTATAGTTTTTGCCTCTGATGACTCCACCAATTCACCAAATATGTACCCATTTACTTGCTCTGATTCTGAAGACATCAAAATTTGTAATGCCTCACTGTACCATACCAACTACGACAGCTTACAGAAAGAACAGCTTGCTTCCATTTATGGTGTCAGCCCAGCTCAGATCATTTCTATTTCCTATGCAAGCCGACAAGACTATCTTGTAACGGTACCTTGCTCGTGCAAAAATATCAATGGCACTGTTGGATACTTCTATGATGCAATCCACAACGTAAGTCAAGGAGAACTGTTTTCTAATGTTTCAGCTCAGATTTTTAATGGGCAAGCTTGGTGGGTTGAAGATGAAGCGAGGTTGTTTAATCCAAGAAATAATTTCTCCATGCATCTCTTGTGTGGGTGTACAAAAAGTAAATCCCAAATTGTGGTAACATATACTGTTCAGCAGCATGACACATTATCAGATATTTCAACCAGGCTATCATCTACAGTAGGTGGCATACAGAGCATGAACATAAATCTGATTAAGAACCCAAGTTCCATAAATGTGGATTGGGTGCTGTTTGTTCCCATGGACAGTAAACCGGCCTCTGGAAAAG GATCAGGAAGGGGACACAAATGGATAATAATCGTCGGCATACTATCTTCTCTGACAGCACTTTCAATCATCACATTGGTAATCCTCCTTCTTAGGAGAAAAGGATGCCGACAGAACAGCGAGGAGGACTTGAAACCTGTATCCAAAAGCATGAGCACGAACAGAGCATTTTCCTTGCAGAGTCTGTACAAGGGAAGTAACGAAG ATGGGACAGCTTTTGAATCAGAAAAACCGGTCGTCTTTAGTCTAGAAGAGATTGAAGAGGCTACAAAAAGCTTTGACAAAACGAAGAAAATCGGAGAGGGTGGATATGGATGTGTGTACCATGGATTATTGCGAGGACAG GAGGTTGCAGTAAAGAAGATGAGATCAAACAAATCCCATGAGTTTTTTGCAGAGCTCAAGGTCTTATGTAAGATCCATCACATAAATGTG GTGGAACTTCTGGGTTATGCCGGTGGAGATGATCACTTCTACTTGATTTATGAGTATGTTCGAAATGGGTCACTTAGTGATCACCTTCACGATCCATTGCTAAAAG GTCACCAGCCACTCTCTTGGACAGCAAGAGCACAGATTGCACTTGATGCTGCAAAGGGAATTGAATACATCCATGACCACACCAAAGCACGCTATGTGCACAGAGATATAAAGACAAGTAACATTCTACTCGATGAGGGACTACGAGCAAAG GTTGCAGATTTTGGATTGGCAAAGCTTGTTGAACGAACGAGTGATGAAGATTTAATAGCAACACGACTGGTAGGAACACCAGGCTATCTTCCACCAGA ATCTGTGAAGGAGCTGCAGGTGACTTCCAAAACTGATGTATTTGCATTTGGAGTAGTTTTAGCTGAGCTGATAACAGGACAACGTGCACTTTTGCGTGACAATCGAGAGAGTACCAAGATGAAATCACTCATTACAGTT GTCTACAAaatttttgaagataaagatccAGAGACTGCTTTAGCAGATGTCATAGATAAAAATCTTCGCAGCAGCTACCCCATGGAGGATGTCTACAag